One window of Etheostoma spectabile isolate EspeVRDwgs_2016 chromosome 6, UIUC_Espe_1.0, whole genome shotgun sequence genomic DNA carries:
- the rbm12bb gene encoding RNA binding motif protein 12Bb produces MAVVIRLQGLRVTAGSEDIRKFFSGLKIPDGGVHIIGGKLEEAFIIFASDEDARRAMTQSGGYIKGSPVQLLLSSKTEMQNMLERSTTNVELDEKRGLLENARRARRCVDPEAVRRSASRSAYSPPHHQRASNTDDFVHVFLNGMPFSVTEEEVCDFFFGLLIDDIVLLKNAQGAKNGKGIVKFATREDAQEALKRDRKYIGSRYVEVSTTTVDFWRRATGEESMAVNNFERDRSPVRHQRNPHRDRSQSPLRSVSSDDEYCVLMENLSFAVEKEDIKKLFRNAKLEDDQILHLIGSDGRRTRSTFVLFKSLRDYCDALTPEKRQFFNRWISTRPISREKMITLLESQSMDVGPSGNSEMCQERPASCPSDPYDSEKMCMFVRNLPFDVRKVEIMDFFLGFDITEDKVFVLRDHNGAGVGKALVLFRSEAEAMSALSLNGQRFLGSEVTLKCISRSHMRQLGVEPPVVQEPIVQEPMPRGERYSGRRSEASYRLGDTEYPDFRISHDGNIPMTNAQAHIHGGGDYEPHAGGPHTPQDRGNGFRGGFGPSVQHFDGPTCVKLLNLPFQIKSEEIYDFCYGFRIIPGSVSLQYDQRGKSKGSATAVFESRQEALTAVEELSGRPIGPRKIQLFLE; encoded by the coding sequence ATGGCGGTCGTCATCCGTTTACAGGGACTAAGAGTCACAGCAGGTTCTGAGGATATTCGCAAGTTCTTCAGTGGCCTCAAAATTCCAGATGGAGGGGTGCATATAATTGGTGGGAAGCTTGAGGAAGCTTTCATTATCTTTGCGTCCGATGAAGATGCAAGAAGAGCAATGACACAGTCAGGAGGTTACATTAAGGGTTCACCTGTTCAATTGCTACTTAGTAGTAAAACAGAGATGCAGAACATGCTCGAAAGAAGTACAACAAATGTAGAGCTAGATGAAAAGAGAGGACTTTTGGAGAACGCAAGACGTGCTAGAAGATGTGTGGATCCTGAGGCGGTCAGGAGATCAGCTAGCAGATCAGCTTATTCCCCTCCCCATCACCAGAGGGCTTCAAACACTGATGactttgtgcatgtgtttctaAATGGAATGCCGTTCTCTGTGACTGAAGAGGAAGTCTGTGACTTTTTCTTTGGTTTACTTATTGATgacattgtcttgttgaaaaatgCACAGGGTGCCAAAAATGGGAAAGGTATTGTCAAATTTGCAACAAGAGAGGATGCACAAGAAGCCTTGAAGAGGGATAGGAAATATATTGGGTCAAGGTATGTGGAGGTTTCTACAACTACAGTAGACTTTTGGCGTCGGGCTACTGGTGAAGAGTCAatggctgtcaacaactttgaAAGGGATAGATCCCCTGTTCGCCATCAGAGGAACCCACATCGTGACAGGTCACAATCACCTTTGAGGTCAGTTTCTTCCGACGACGAGTACTGCGTTTTGATGGAAAATCTGTCCTTTGCAGTGGAAAAAGAAGACATAAAAAAGCTTTTTCGTAATGCAAAGCTTGAGGATGACCAGATCCTGCACTTAATTGGCAGTGATGGGAGAAGAACAAGATCTACATTTGTGCTGTTTAAGAGTCTGCGTGACTATTGTGATGCCTTGACTCCTGAAAAAAGGCAGTTTTTCAACCGATGGATTTCTACACGGCCAATCTCAAGAGAGAAAATGATCACCCTTCTGGAATCTCAGAGCATGGATGTCGGACCTTCTGGAAACTCAGAAATGTGTCAGGAGAGGCCTGCATCTTGCCCCAGTGATCCTTATGACTCagaaaaaatgtgtatgtttgtgcgGAACCTTCCATTTGATGTGCGGAAAGTTGAGATCATGGACTTCTTCCTTGGGTTTGATATCACAGAGGACAAGGTGTTTGTGCTGCGTGACCATAACGGTGCTGGAGTTGGAAAGGCGTTGGTTCTCTTCCGGTCTGAGGCAGAGGCTATGAGTGCACTGTCTCTCAATGGACAAAGGTTTCTTGGGTCAGAGGTCACACTGAAATGCATTTCACGTTCTCACATGCGGCAGTTGGGTGTTGAGCCACCAGTGGTTCAAGAGCCAATTGTGCAAGAGCCAATGCCAAGAGGAGAGCGGTACTCGGGCAGGAGAAGTGAGGCATCCTATCGCCTTGGTGACACGGAGTACCCTGATTTTAGGATTTCTCATGATGGTAATATACCAATGACCAATGCGCAGGCTCACATCCATGGAGGCGGAGATTATGAGCCCCATGCAGGAGGTCCTCATACTCCACAAGACAGAGGTAATGGCTTTCGGGGTGGCTTTGGTCCTTCAGTGCAACATTTTGACGGTCCCACTTGTGTAAAGCTGCTGAACTTGCCATTCCAAATCAAAAGTGAAGAAATCTATGACTTTTGCTATGGATTTCGCATTATTCCTGGATCTGTCTCCCTGCAGTATGACCAGAGAGGAAAATCTAAAGGCTCTGCAACTGCAGTATTCGAGTCCCGTCAGGAGGCGTTAACAGCAGTTGAGGAACTGAGTGGAAGACCAATAGGTCCAAGAAAAATACAGCTATTTCTTGAGTAA
- the gra gene encoding uncharacterized protein C8orf88 homolog, whose amino-acid sequence MEVSRRRILQKHLEPARPLRRCIHVDSEPIINTATCGQALMEEEDQEANIGIEQFYRIVNLHKQKEGRISYTREFLIGLASSPEARKKPKFLPEHPIVLMEARDLGHLRLHEMRWNGGKEDTDAERHHSP is encoded by the exons ATGGAGGTATCAAGACGAAGGATCCTCCAAAAACATCTGGAGCCAGCAAGACCCCTGCGCCGCTGCATTCATGTTGACAGTG AGCCCATAATAAATACTGCTACATGTGGACAGGCGctgatggaggaagaggatcaaGAG GCAAATATTGGCATAGAGCAGTTCTACAGGATTGTCAACCTCCACAAACAGAAAGAAG GCAGAATATCTTACACAAGAGAATTTTTGATTGGTCTGGCGAGTTCTCCTGAGGCCAGAAAGAAACCGAAATTCTTGCCTGAGCACCCCATAGTCCTAATGGAGGCA AGAGATCTTGGGCACCTAAGGCTTCATGAAATGAGATGGAATGGGGGAAAAGAAGACAC gGACGCAGAAAGGCATCACTCACCTTAA
- the upp1 gene encoding uridine phosphorylase 1, producing the protein MNSKDDKKTDLCTRPVFVHNPHLDALKDDVLYHFGLGTGTHDLPTMFGDVKFVCVGGSPWRMKAFTEYIAAELGMEDPNSEYPNICAGTDRYAMYKVGSVLSVSHGMGISSIAIMLHELIKLLHHANCTDVTIIRIGTSGGIGLKPGTVVVTKQSMDATFLPKFEQVILGKTVVRNTDLDQSLAEELLQCSKELNQFETVIGNTMCTLDFYEGQARLDGAFCSYTEKDKQNYLSKASEAGICNIEMESSVFAAMCKLSGLRAAVVCVTLLDRLKGDQLNESQEVLHSYQQRPQILVGYYIRKQLKAKAACS; encoded by the exons ATGAATTCAAAGGACGACAAGAAGACCGATTTATGCACCAG GCCTGTTTTTGTGCATAACCCACACCTGGACGCACTGAAAGATGACGTCCTCTACCACTTTGGTTTAGGAACTGGAACTCACGACCTTCCAACTATGTTTGGTGATGTCAAA tttgtgtgtgttgggggcaGTCCTTGGAGAATGAAAGCCTTCACTGAGTACATTGCTGCTGAGCTCGGTATGGAAGACCCCAATTCAGAGTACCCAAACATCTGTGCTGGAACAGACCGCTATGCTATGTACAAAGTTGGCTCTGTACTGTCTGTCAGT CATGGGATGGGCATCTCATCTATTGCCATAATGTTGCATGAGCTAATAAAGCTCCTCCATCACGCCAATTGCACAGATGTTACAATTATACGCATTGGGACATCAGGTGGAATAG GGCTTAAGCCTGGCACAGTTGTTGTTACCAAGCAGTCTATGGATGCCACCTTCCTGCCCAAGTTTGAGCAGGTGATCCTGGGGAAGACTGTGGTGCGCAATACCGATCTGGACCAAAGCCTGGCTGAGGAGTTGTTGCAGTGCAGCAAAGAGCTGAACCAGTTTGAGACAGTGATAGGCAACACCATGTGTACACTGGATTTCTACGAAG GGCAAGCCCGTTTGGATGGTGCTTTCTGCTCCTACACTGAGAAGGATAAACAGAACTACCTCAGTAAAGCCAGTGAAGCAGGAATCTGCAACATTGAAATGGAGTCATCAGTTTTTGCTGCAATGTGCAAGCTGAGTGGTCTACGAG CGGCTGTGGTTTGTGTGACATTACTGGATCGGCTGAAGGGGGATCAGCTGAACGAGTCTCAAGAAGTTCTTCACAGTTACCAACAACGTCCTCAGATACTGGTTGGCTACTACATTAGGAAACAATTGAAGGCCAAAGCAGCATGTAGCTAA